From Phalacrocorax carbo chromosome 25, bPhaCar2.1, whole genome shotgun sequence:
GCTAAGGTTTAGGGAggttggggtggggagagagggcagAAGCCATCAGCTatggagaggcagaggaagggttGCTGTGTTGGGGGCGTGGGGCAGGACGCGGTCCCAGCGTGTCCTGGGGTTAGCCAGGAGCTCAGCTATTTATATTGGATCTCCTGGCCCCTGCTCGGCGTGACTCAGACCCAGCATGATGGCCAGATGGAAACATGTTTTGAAGATGGTCTAATGGGagggtggggacaggggaccCTCCCTGCCAGCATCCCCAGCTGCCTGTCACCCCCTCGCTCCCTCGAGGCTGCTCCTCCCGGGCAAACCCCACGCGGGGTGGCAGCTGAGACCTTGTGGCCAGTGCTTGGCTCTGCACGGGCCACCCAGCTCCCTTCCCCGGTGCGTCACCTCAATGTCCCCAAACCCATCGCTGCGGTGCAGCCAGGGCTCACGGTCCCCGTCCAGGGCTTGGCGTGAGATCTGGGATTGCAGGAGGTGCAAAtcctccccaccagcaccgTCCGGGGCTCCGGCTGGCTGTCCCCAAAGGTGGTGATGGCATCTCCCAGCCCCGGCGGGGGATTTTGCCCCTGGTTTGCCCTGGCCGGCAGCTGGGGTGGAGGCTGCGGGGACTCCTCCGGGCCCCACGCACCCCGCCGGGGtcagggctccccggggcagtgggagggagcagccaggcaggttGGCGCCTGCCGCAGGGAGCGGGGCCCTGCGGGGACACGGGGTGCTGCCGACGCCAGGGGAAGGGGCCTCCCGTCTGCCAGGGCGGGCGCCGACAGGGTGGCTCTGGGCCTCTCCCCACCCTGGGtgtcctcccccagcacccctgagCACAGGGACTGGGGATGCACAGGGCCTCGACGCCCTGTGTGTTCGTCCCTCCATCTGGTGTCTGTCCCTCCCGTGTCCATCCTTCTCCGATCCCTGGTGCGTCCCCAGGTCCCCGCACATGTGAGCTGAGTGCGAACGGCCTcagcccctccctgccccgggTCTGTCCCCTgggtgcccagggctgccccgTGCCCCCCTCAGGGGGATGAACCCCCCGGGGCAGCCTGTGTGGGAACTCACTGTCCACCCCCCGGGCCCCTGATGGAGGGGGGTCCCCGAGAAGGGGTTACTCCCAACATAGATTACCCCGCACATGGGTCAGGCCCCCCCCAGGGAGACTCAGCCAGGACATGGGGGGGTCGGGGTGCCTCTCGCCACCCCACGTCTACcctctggggaagggggcgcaTTGCTCCCGGCCGGGGGGGAACCCCAGcaccccggggcgggaggggggggacacgacacaCAGAAGGGGGTGCCCccccgggggggagggggcaacCAGGGGGGTGCCCCGGGGTGTGACGTCATGGCGGGCGGGGCttggcggggcggggcggggcgggcaggggatcccccgggcgcggggccgccgTGCGGCAGCGCGGAGCCGgtcggggggcggcggggctcggTGCGGCGCTGCGGGctccgggggcgggggggggggctgcccgccccggcccgccccggcccggcctcgGCCCACCATGACCATGAGCTCCGTGGCCGAGACCCTGCTGGGGCCCGACCCCTCCAAAGCCGCTTTCCTGGAGCTTGGGCACCCCTCGCCGCCGCACTACCCGCTGCACGGCCTCCACCCCGCCGGGCACCCCCAGCACGACCCGCCGCCTTTCGCCTCCTACGGCCGGCCCGGGCCCTACCCCTACCCCGGCGgtgcccccccgccgccccacgGCGGTCCCTACCTGCCCTACCCGCCCCCCGGCGCCCAGCATCCCCCGGCCGGGCTGGCCCACGGCGCCAGGCTGCAGGACGCAGGTAAGGTGGGAGCGGGGTGCTCGGCGCTGCACACCCGCCCCCGGGCACCCACCCGAAGGGGAGCGACGGGGATTCACCGGGAAGCGACGGGACGGAGCCGTCGGAAGCGCGTCGGGGCtgcgccggccccgccggggcAGAGGCGAATGCGGGGCTCGGCCCGGCGGGGAGGTCCCCGAGGGGACCCGCGGGGGCTGGGGACGATGTGTCCCCCGCTCCCAGGGCGCCCGGACCCGCCGGAGCCCCGTGCGGGTGGGTGGCTGCGTGGCTGCAAGAaactccagggatggggagcatCAGACCCCCGGCTGCTGGCATCCAGCGCCCTGAGACCCCCGGCTGCCAGCATCCAGCACACTCAGACCCCTGGCTGCCCACATCCAGCCCTCTGAGACCCCCAGCTGCCAGCATCCAGCCCCCTGAGACCCCCGAATGCCCACATCCAGGCCTCTGAGACCCCAGCTGCTGGCATCCAGCCCCTTGAGACCCCCCGAATGCCCACATCCAGGCCCTTGAGATGCCCAGCTGCCCGTATCCTGCCCTCTGTGCCCACCCAGGCTGGCAGACccaccctcccctctgccccactgccAACATGCTCCGATCTCATCTCCCTGCCCCATCGCATCCCTGTTCCCCACTGTTTTCCCCAAAAGCTGATACAGGAAACTGCAAGCTGGAGAGAAGTGGCCCCCAGGCTGCCCCACAGAGGGGTCCTGAGCCCGTCTGAGCCCCCAGGCCCTGTTGGCCCCTGTCAGCTCTGGAGAGCCGTGGCCATGGACAGAGCAGACTTTGTGCGGGACATACGCGGGTGAACAGACACGCTCACCACCATGCCCTGCACTCACCCGCGTCAGCCCCGTGGTGCTGAGCCAGGGACCACCTCGTCCCCGGGGCCTCCCTGAGCCCCGGTGGGTTTCTGCCCCACACAAGCCACGTGGCCCAAGAAGGACCCAGGGATGCTCAAAGGCACGGAGTGGGGAGGAGATGGTCCACAGTGGGGGCACAGACCTTGCAGCGAGGGGCCGCCCGGGGGCTCGCCCCGGGGATCAGTGTGCCCACAGCAAGggcccccagggcagggcagtcTGTCCTGCTGCCCCCTCCATCACCCCATggggccctgcccggcccctaCGTTGGGTGCACGGCAGAGGGGCCAGTGGCCTGTCCACTTTTGGGCTTGTACAGTGATTTTGAATGAATAATCCcatctctcccttcctccttctgttTCCCCTTTACTTTACTTGGGCCTTAAACAAACCAGCTCAGCAAAAGCAGGTCCCCCCCTACTtattccctctcccctccaaaaCTAACctccaaaaagcaaaacccGCTGCATCCCCCAGGGCCAAGGTGGGATGCTTTGaggttgctgggttttttttttcaacctccCAGTGTGTTGGTTTAActctctgctcctctcccaccCCAAGAGCACGAGAAGCCCCTGGCCATTGCCAACGGGGAGCTGCGCATCAACGGCAAGGGGAAGAAGCTGCGCAAGCCACGCACCATCTActccagcctgcagctgcaAGCTCTCAACCAGCGCTTCCAGCAGACCCAGTACCTGGCGCTGCCGGAGCGCGCCGAGCTGGCCGCCCAGTTGGGGCTCACCCAGACGCAGGTATGGCCCCTGCGAGGGGCGAGGGGATGGTCATGGCCCTGGGGACGCACCACGTGGGGGGCTCATGCCCATCGCTGCTCCGGGAGCGACTCTGGATTAAGGCTGCGTCAACGATGCTGGGGTGCAACTGGAACGGTGCCAAGCCGTGCCGTGCCGCGGCGGGGGAGCTGGCGCCGGTGGGCCCCCGGGGCTCGGGTTTGGGGCGCCCCTGCTCGCACCTCCCAGCGGCACCGGGACTTTCCCAGCCCCGGAGCCTGGCTGCCGGCCCGGCCGTGCCCGGCGCTGGGCGGCCCCGGGCCGCGGGACGGGGCGAGTGGGTTTTTGAAGGCGATGGGGAGAGACAGGCAGGCGGCAGCGGTGCAGCCCGGAGCCAGGGGCGAAGCGAGCTCATAAAGCCGGGGAAGAGGAGGCAAGTGGGAACCTGCCGGCAGCGCGGGGGGGACCGCGGGGAGGAATGAGTGGGGCCACCACCCCAGCACAGCGAGCCCCACCGTGCCGCACCCCggcccagccccggcacccggcTGGGCTGGTGGGGGCCGCAGCCtgtggcagggtgggggggcgcAGGGACACATGGCGaggagcacagctggggacTCCTGGCTTGCTCTCCATTTATCACACGTTTGTCTGCTCTCCCTGTGCCTCTTACCACAttctcctccagctgcccttAGTGGAGTCTCTGGTGGCTTGTAAGGGGTTGGGCTCAGAGCCCAGCTTATCTCATAGACCCCCCACGCTGAATCGGCTGTGCCCCCTGGAAAGGGCAGGTGTAGATAGGGGAGACCCAGAGGGGTCTGTAGGTATTGATGCTGGGGGTTTATGGGGGGGCGTTGGCCGCAGACCCCATCCTCCCCACTCACCCCCCTCTCCCCCGCAGGTCAAGATCTGGTTCCAGAACAAGCGCTCCAAGTACAAGAAGATCATGAAGCAGGGCTCGAGCGCGCCCGACGGGGAGCACCTCCACACCGccgcctccctctccccctgtTCCCCCAACATCCCACCGCTCTGGGACATCCCTGTGCCAGGCAAAGGGGCCCCCCTGGCCCCCAGCAGCTACATCAACAGCTTCGGAGCCTGGTACCAGCCGCACCCGCAGGACGGCATCCCCCGGGCCCCCATGATGTGATGCTGCCACGGCTCCGGCGCCCGCCAGCTCCGGGAGGGccagtgatggggcagagcATCCGTTCTGCCGCTGCCCCCCGAGggactggggagcccagcaaaGCCCTGGGAGACCCCAGCgaatggaggaggaggaagaggaggaggaaggcgacCATGGTCTGCAGGGAGCCAGCGATTGCCTGCTCCATCGCAGTCCGAAGTGAGACAGATCCGGCACGACGCCCTGGTGCGCCCGTCCCAGCAGGACAGGACTTGGCCTCCAGCCACAGCCCCGGGTCCCTCCATTCATGGACGTGGGGCAGGGGGTCCCCAAGAggggctggagggctggggagtCCCCGGACCCCCCCAGCCTGGCTTTATTTATAAATACCGTCCGTTACTGTATGTGCCCCCCACTTTTATAAATAGGCTGTACACCTGTAAAGACTGCTCCTCTGTACCTGCAGCTCCCTTTGCGGCGGGATGTCCCCCCAGTTTTGGGAGAGATGCTTCAGCCCTGGTCCTCGGAGGGTCCCATCTCCAAAATCTCCTGGGGAAACAGCCCCGTGGGGATGGGGGCACTGAagcagggggctggggctgtcaCGTGTCCCCCCTCCAAACATCTGTGCGGGACCCGCTGATATTTTCAGACATGCGATCGCTCCCCCGAAATGGAGGCGCAATTATAGTAATTGTGGACCCGGGCCCCTCGGTGCGGGGCTTCTCGCCGCCTCCTTGGGGTAATTACGGGCAATTTGGAGCTGTTGAAGATGTCTCCCTTAAtaggggtgggagagggagggcaCGGGCAGGCTGGGGACCCCGGGGCGGGTCGAGCCCGGGGTTACTGCCCCTCGTCTCCAGCAGCCCCCGTGAATACCTGGCCCTGGGGGCGAGGGCATTTTGGGAGTGGGGgatatttttctgctgcaggtTTGACAGTGGGTAACCTCTCCTTTTGTGCCTTTCAGAGGCCAGAACCCGGCTAGAAAATACACTATCATTATTTCCCACTTTTCCCAATCCTGCTCAGTGTTTGTCACCCACGATAGGGACGAGACCCACGCTGGGGTCTCTCCCCAGCAGAGCTTTGCTGGTGCAGCAGGTCCACACCGAGGTTTGCTCCATTGCACAGACATGCCATGATCCTCGCTGCAGGTACTGACACCTTATATTTCCCCCCCTCCAAGGGTCCCTTCCTGCCCCGGGGACCACATTTCCCATCCCAGCTGGCAAGGTCAGGAGGGAGCGATGCCGCGATGCCGTGATGCCGTGCACagttctgtttgctttgcacGCAGGGCCAGAGTTTTTCTGAGCACTTGGCTCCCACCTGGGGAGTTGGGTTTTTGAGCAAGCGATCAATAGCCAGGAgatgggcagggctggagagctgcGGGGACGCCGTGCCCCGGGATGGGGACACATGGGGAGCCCCGGgtccctgcccacagccgcAGGGCTGGACATGAgcccccaccaccctgccagCTGGTAGCGGGTTTGATCCCTCGGCCGAGAGGTTTGGGGTGCTGGCGGTGACCCCGCCGGGACACAGGCAGGGTTGGCCCTGGTTGCGTCCCGCAATGGCCACGCAGCGCTGGTATGTGGAGGACGTGGAGCCCATGGGCTGGCTCGGCACcctgggggacaccatggccaggaCCAACCGCGGTCCAGGACCAAGACATGACACCGGTGTCCCCTACATGGCTGGATGGCGTCCACGAGTGGGGACAAGCCTGGCAGAAGCAGGGGCCTGTGCAGGGCAAGGCTGGCTTTATTTTCCCCAAGCAACGGAGTCTGTCCTCCCCACTGAGGCTTTAGGGAAGTGGATGGATTTGCTTTGCACCAATGTTCTAGGAAAGGAGAATTTCTCATCCAGAGACGGGAAAATCCAGCTGCTCACGGGTGGGATTTACCCTGGGTGGGGGctttgggctggaaggggtgGCTTTCCTCCAAGAATTACTGTCCAGCCACAGGAAGGGGCTGAAACATGGAGTGGTCTTGGTTGCAAAGGGCTCTCAGGCAGCTCGGGGTGCTGCGTCGAggagctgggtgctgggtgccatCCCAGCTCTGTGCATTTGGGGTGAGCCCCCGCAGAGCCAGCGGTGGGGTCGGAGGGGGCTCGGCAGCGTGCCCgggaaggagctggcaggacgggggaagcaggaggcagaggcCGTGGCGCCCGCTCGGCTTTCCCGATGGATGTGCTGCCAAGGACCTGCAGCCAGAGCCGCTTGCAGGTCCCGTCTTGCAgcgggagggaggcagcagccctCGGCTCCCGGGGCCAGGATCCGGCCTGCCCGGCACTCGCGGTGCGGCCGGGATGGCGGCTGGCGCCGGGACCCCAAGGTGGGGGGGCCGCCTTTGCCCTCGGGTCCCCCCTGCACCCAGATGCACACGCAGGGGAGCTGTGGCCgacccctcctgccctggcGCGTGGGAGCAGATCCCAGTTTAGGGCACCCTTGGGTGCAAGGAAATTCCCGCTGCAGCCTATCTCTTGGGCACCCAGAGGAGCCTGGCCCCCGCTGCCACCCACCTGCGCTTGGGTCCTGCTTGAATTGCTcttgtgggatggggatgggtgCGGGGACTGGGTCCTGTGCCCTgaggagggggtttgggggctgtTCTGCCCTTTCCTCCACAGCCAAACCAGATGGTGACCCCGCTTTCCTCTGCGTCCCCAGGAGAGGGGTAGCATTGCCAGCACGGCATGGCTGAAGCTGGTCTCGGCTGTTCTCCACCGGCCAAAAGTGGCCCCAGTTGGGGACAGTCAAAAAAGGCCAAAAGCCCCTAGACATCCCAGTCTCATAGGGTTTAACCCACTGGACGTGATACATCACACGGGGGGATGGGGATGTCCCTTTGTGTCCCTCTTCCTTCAACCCACACAGGCTGGAAACCCAACCAGCCCCCTTCAAATTGCCAGGGCAGGTTTGGACAGTGGGGGTGGGTCTTTGTgcccccttcccatccccagCCTGGGCAGGGCGATGGGGCATGGACTGGGGCAGACAGGGAGCAGAGAGGTCCCCAAGGCCACTCAGAAGCATTTCTGTCCTGTTTTCCAGAGCTGACACGGTGACGGAGCCCCAGCTGGCGGCAAAGCCGTGGCTGCCAGGCGTCGCTCCTCGGCTCCGGCTGCCGCGTGCCGGGTTAGCCGAGAGCCAGGGAGGGGACGAAGACATGGCAGATGCCAGGCCGGGCCGTGGGCGGGCGGCTGCCCCCGCTCTTTGTGCTGGCAGCGGCGTGACGCAAGCGGCTGGAAGCGGCGTGTTGCAACGGGGCAGGAAACGTGTGCCGCGCTGGGAGGGCTGCGCGCCGGGGCTTGTGCACGCGGGGCAGAGCCGTGCGGGGATGCCGGTGGGACACCGGGCACTGCTGCCCCACAGCTTGGACCCATGGGGGATGGAAACCACATCTGAGCCCTTGTCCTGCTCATAGTTGCAGGCAAAAATCCCTACCGAGGGGCTGGgtgcccccagcatccccatcCTGGTACCAGCCGGTGCCATCCTCCATCCCTGGTGCCAGCAGGGGATAACTGGGATAACTGGTGTAATGAAGGACGATCCCTGTACCCCTGTCCCAGGGCCAGGCGAGGGATGCTGGGAGGAGTGGGGTGATGGGGTGACATCCCCACTCCTGCTCTCAGGCCCCATTCTGCTTTGGGAGCGTGCTGGTGAAGCGGCTGCTGGTGGGAGTGGGCTGGTCTCTGGGGAGGGATGTCTGGGCCCCACAGCCCCTTTTGGAGAGCTCTGGGGGTCTTGGCCACCTCTGGGCTGGAAGAGCTGCAGGTGACGCTGGTGGtaacccccaccccaggctATTGGAGATGGGGCTGAGCGAGGATGAacaggaggaaggcagctgAGAGGGGCTGTGCCCGGCTCTGCCGCAGCTCATCGGGCAGGTGCAAGGGGCTCCTGCACCAGCCGTggctcccagcacccagcccaccccaggggctgtgggtgctgcgaaccccgggagcccccagccccacgcagaCGCCGGGACGTGCCCTGTGGccgggacaggaggggcaggggagctACATGAGCGCAATATCCTCTCCAGTGCCCATCCCTGGGGCATCAGGCCTGGAAGCACTGGCTGCCGGGAGAGCCCAGCTTGCAGGCAGCGGTGCCGGAGGGGAGCAGGGCTAGTGCCTGTCCGCGGGCAGCGATGCGCCCAGCATTTATATAATCCACGGATATgtcatcttcttttttttttttttttttttttctccccccctaaattaaaaaagaaaaaaaaaaccaggcagCGCCAGCTCATGCCGTGCTTCTCACTCCAGGCAACGCCGCTCGGTTTCCTCCTCTCCCAACCCGCCGCCTCCTCGCTCTTGCTGGCAGCCTCCCCCTAATAACCCCCGTGTCTCCAGCGTGTCTGCCCGCCTGCCGGCTCCGGGGCGGTTTGCACGCAGCCTCCAACCCCAACCCCAAGCGCTGGGGGACGGGGGGCTTGGCAGCACCCCTTAATTCTTTGCAACCGGCCCGGTCATGCAGGCGCCGTACGGGGATGCCGGGGGGGGTCCGGCTGCACCCGATGCTGGCACGCCGGGGGCACGGGATGACGGGGAGCTGGCGGGTGCAGCTCGTGGTGGGGATTTGGGGAAACCCCCACAGGTGCAAGGTGGATTTGGCCGCGGGGATGTGGGGACAACCTCTGGGGACGCTGGAGGCTGGGTGCGTCCTGTCCGTGCCCGGCACGCCGGCACCccacggggctgggggtgtccccaGACAGTGCAGACATCCCCGGGGCCACCCCACGGGGGGCTGGATGGTGCGTGGGGCTGCATGGGGAGCAGCGCTGGGACCCCCTGCGTGGCCATCGGGGATGTGGTGCCGGGGGCCAGGGCAGGTCCCCTGTCCCCAGCGCGGCTCGGTGGGGACAGCACCAGGGTGGGCAGTGGGGCTTCAGCCCCTGGCCCTGTGCTGCGCTCCCACCCGTGAAACCACACCGGTGGCACTGGGGACAGCGGGGCAGGGGTACCGGTGTGGTTCAGCCCCACAGAGGGTCCCCCACCGTCTGGGGGGTCTTTGGGTCACTCGAGCCCTCCCAACCCTGTAACACCAATGGGGAAAGTCACCGTCTCCGCAGTGGCGGCGAGCGTCGGTCCCACGGGGTCGGTGCCTCGGTGGGGGTCCCGTCCCCCGCCAGCCCTCACTCACAGCATGTCCTCAAAGGGGACGCCGGGGCAGCCCGGTCACCCTCCCAGTTTGCAGAGCTGGAAGCCCACTGGTTCCCAGtaagaggagcaggagggaagcGGCAGGTCTCTGCGGCGGTTCAGGGGAGTCTCTGCAAACCAGGAATAAAATTCCCCCCAGGTTCCCTCTCGACGGGGCAAAGCACGACTCGGGGTGAGCCGACGGCCGCCGTGCCCCCCGCCCGGTGCCACCCCCGGTCCCCGACcaccccccagctgccccccaaaAACAGGCGCGGGGGACACGTTGTTTAACTCTGCGTTTCCCAACCTGGAAAGCTCCTGAGTTTCTCCCTGCTCAGCGAAAACCTCCcgaaaaaaaatggtgtttgGAGCCTTCAAATTCGAAACGCTTTTATTAACATTAATAGATCAGCTTTTGTTCACTAGGAAAGCAGCAAAGGACGCTCGGAGGAAGCCCCCGTCCTTAGAGGGGGCTCCCATCAaccaggtttggttttttccttaaaaaaaaagaaagtgaacaaaaaaccagaccgaAACCAGTTTGGTTTAGATCAACTTTATACAAATGAACCTTATGTacactctcttttttcccccattcacCCCTATTTATATAAG
This genomic window contains:
- the DLX4 gene encoding homeobox protein DLX-4 — its product is MTMSSVAETLLGPDPSKAAFLELGHPSPPHYPLHGLHPAGHPQHDPPPFASYGRPGPYPYPGGAPPPPHGGPYLPYPPPGAQHPPAGLAHGARLQDAEHEKPLAIANGELRINGKGKKLRKPRTIYSSLQLQALNQRFQQTQYLALPERAELAAQLGLTQTQVKIWFQNKRSKYKKIMKQGSSAPDGEHLHTAASLSPCSPNIPPLWDIPVPGKGAPLAPSSYINSFGAWYQPHPQDGIPRAPMM